Proteins from a single region of Gordonia hongkongensis:
- a CDS encoding helix-turn-helix transcriptional regulator produces MRSSTTGPYHEALGSAADLNTRADELLCALGERVSSSASAISLWDPVAGRHLTLANHDYPDSVMSHFNSWFVSNDPLFKEMERTRSGALRWRDFPGYRRTHSVTNVFTPAGFDEGLSARLVTAQGTYAGTLHVNSDDRRYPRDVDVTEINELRSSVASLLDTTMRPVMVADFLSPGSPAWLIDRSGNCRALHDQLIPDVDPELLSIVARLAGTERKFRWCDPGGTWHLVRLLPATPRYRAATPVALTFATPEPLPFDLTGRELEVLTLVANGLTSAQIAVALVISAKTVGRHIEHLLGKTGVANRVGLATLAHQHGLLSGLQMQP; encoded by the coding sequence ATGAGATCGTCGACCACCGGGCCCTATCATGAGGCACTGGGGAGCGCGGCCGACCTCAACACGCGTGCCGACGAACTGCTGTGCGCGCTCGGTGAGCGCGTGTCGTCGTCGGCAAGCGCGATCAGTCTGTGGGATCCGGTCGCGGGCCGGCACCTGACCCTCGCCAATCACGACTATCCCGATTCGGTCATGAGCCATTTCAACAGCTGGTTCGTCTCGAACGACCCGCTGTTCAAAGAGATGGAGAGAACCCGCTCCGGCGCGTTGCGCTGGCGTGACTTCCCCGGGTACCGACGGACCCACTCGGTCACCAACGTGTTCACCCCGGCCGGATTCGACGAGGGACTGTCCGCCCGCCTGGTCACCGCACAAGGCACTTATGCCGGGACCTTGCACGTCAATTCCGACGACCGCCGCTACCCCCGCGACGTGGACGTCACCGAGATCAACGAGCTCCGCAGCAGTGTCGCGTCGCTTCTCGACACGACGATGCGTCCGGTGATGGTGGCTGACTTCCTCTCTCCAGGGAGCCCCGCGTGGCTCATCGACAGGTCGGGAAACTGCCGGGCCCTGCACGATCAGCTCATACCAGATGTCGACCCCGAACTGCTCTCGATCGTCGCACGACTCGCCGGTACCGAGCGCAAGTTCCGATGGTGCGACCCCGGGGGAACCTGGCATCTGGTCCGGCTGCTCCCGGCGACGCCGCGATATCGGGCCGCCACCCCCGTGGCCCTGACCTTCGCCACGCCCGAGCCGCTCCCATTCGACCTCACCGGACGGGAGCTGGAGGTCCTCACCCTGGTGGCGAACGGTCTGACCTCGGCGCAGATCGCCGTTGCGCTCGTCATCAGCGCCAAGACAGTCGGCCGCCACATAGAGCATCTACTCGGCAAGACCGGGGTCGCCAACCGCGTCGGACTGGCAACGCTGGCGCATCAGCACGGTCTCCTCAGCGGACTCCAGATGCAACCTTGA
- the urtA gene encoding urea ABC transporter substrate-binding protein: protein MTTDSSRERSRWRMTMSITAVAVAGVMLSACGSAASDSDSAAGRVDCLDTSGDSVAVGSINSLSGGTAVSEVVIHDAITLAVEQINADGGVLGKQLRQISEDGASDPAIFAQKAQKLVASDCVAAVFGGYTSASRKAMLPVFEDTGALLYYGQQYEGLESSPNIFYTGATTNQQIIPSLDYLREQGVKSIYLVGSDYVFPRTSNAIVRAYAEENGMTIAGEDYAPLGSTDFSTIVNKIRRSDADAVFNVVVGDSLAAFFREYNNVGLNASTMPVMSMCVGEEEVRSIGAQNLVGQLSSWNYYQSLDNPVNDEFVVAFKERFGSSSVTSDPMESAYTAVHLWKQMVEKADTFTPEEVSAAAAGVSYEAPEGLVTVDGENHHVTKTARIGRVTADGQFDVVWSSDGPIEPDPFLDSYPWAEGVGA, encoded by the coding sequence ATGACCACGGACTCTTCACGTGAACGTTCCCGATGGCGCATGACGATGTCGATCACCGCTGTGGCGGTGGCCGGTGTCATGCTGTCCGCGTGCGGGAGTGCGGCTTCCGACAGTGACAGCGCCGCAGGCCGCGTCGACTGTCTCGATACGAGCGGAGATTCGGTCGCGGTGGGATCGATCAACTCGCTCAGCGGTGGTACCGCAGTGAGCGAAGTCGTGATCCATGACGCCATCACGCTCGCCGTGGAGCAGATCAACGCGGACGGAGGTGTGCTCGGAAAGCAACTGCGGCAGATCTCCGAGGACGGTGCCTCCGATCCCGCGATCTTCGCCCAGAAGGCCCAGAAGCTCGTAGCGAGCGACTGTGTCGCAGCAGTTTTCGGCGGATACACCTCTGCCAGCCGGAAGGCGATGCTCCCCGTGTTCGAGGACACCGGTGCGCTGCTCTACTACGGCCAGCAGTACGAGGGGCTGGAGAGCTCTCCGAACATCTTCTACACGGGTGCCACGACCAATCAGCAGATCATCCCCTCACTGGACTACCTCCGCGAACAAGGAGTGAAGTCGATCTACCTCGTGGGCAGTGACTACGTCTTCCCCCGCACCTCGAACGCGATTGTGCGTGCTTATGCGGAGGAGAACGGAATGACCATCGCCGGTGAGGATTACGCTCCGCTCGGCTCCACCGACTTCTCCACGATCGTCAACAAGATCCGTCGATCCGACGCCGATGCCGTGTTCAATGTGGTTGTCGGCGACTCGTTGGCCGCATTCTTCCGCGAGTACAACAACGTCGGCCTGAACGCATCGACGATGCCGGTCATGTCGATGTGCGTCGGCGAGGAAGAGGTCAGGAGCATCGGAGCCCAGAATCTCGTCGGTCAGTTGTCGTCGTGGAATTACTACCAGTCACTGGACAATCCGGTGAACGACGAGTTCGTTGTCGCCTTCAAGGAGCGGTTCGGGTCGTCGAGTGTGACCTCGGACCCGATGGAGTCGGCCTACACCGCTGTGCACCTGTGGAAGCAGATGGTCGAGAAGGCGGATACGTTCACACCGGAAGAGGTGTCCGCTGCTGCGGCCGGCGTCAGTTACGAAGCGCCCGAGGGACTGGTCACCGTCGACGGCGAGAACCACCATGTCACCAAGACGGCGCGGATCGGCCGAGTGACCGCAGACGGTCAGTTCGACGTGGTGTGGAGTTCTGACGGACCGATCGAACCCGACCCTTTCCTCGACAGCTATCCGTGGGCTGAGGGTGTCGGGGCCTGA
- the ureB gene encoding urease subunit beta, with protein sequence MHLTPKDEDRLLLFLAAELSRRRRSRGLRLTYPEARALIADEVAEAARGGASVSEAAALGASLLTDDDVAPGVAALLGSVQVEGFFDDGQKLVTVHDPIRPGTGPAPTRLAGDEHTPGEYLLVDEDVVINDGRDTAAITVVNTGDRPVQVGSHFHFFEANRALLFDRREAFGMRLDIPSGTAVRFEPGAEHDVELVAFGGERVITGLNDMTNGPTDVALPAATLRDLRAAGFLDTSAGDVTGRTTSGGDYGAETDA encoded by the coding sequence GTGCATCTCACACCGAAGGACGAGGACCGGCTGCTGCTCTTCCTCGCAGCTGAACTCTCACGCAGACGCCGGTCGCGCGGACTGCGACTGACGTATCCGGAAGCGCGTGCGCTCATCGCCGACGAGGTGGCGGAAGCCGCTCGTGGGGGAGCCAGCGTCTCGGAGGCGGCGGCACTCGGTGCGTCGCTCCTCACCGATGACGACGTGGCCCCCGGGGTCGCAGCCCTCCTGGGGTCGGTGCAGGTGGAGGGATTTTTCGACGACGGCCAGAAGCTCGTGACCGTTCACGACCCGATCCGGCCGGGAACCGGCCCTGCGCCGACGCGACTGGCCGGTGACGAGCACACGCCCGGGGAGTATCTGCTCGTCGACGAAGACGTCGTGATCAACGACGGGCGGGACACAGCAGCGATCACGGTGGTCAACACCGGTGATCGACCGGTCCAGGTCGGCTCGCACTTCCACTTTTTCGAGGCCAACCGGGCGCTGCTGTTCGATCGACGGGAAGCCTTCGGGATGCGTCTGGACATCCCGTCGGGCACCGCCGTCCGGTTCGAGCCCGGGGCCGAGCACGATGTCGAACTCGTCGCCTTCGGCGGCGAGCGCGTCATCACCGGCCTCAACGACATGACCAACGGCCCAACCGATGTTGCGCTGCCCGCCGCGACGCTACGCGACCTGCGCGCAGCGGGATTCCTGGACACGTCCGCGGGAGACGTAACCGGGAGGACCACTTCAGGAGGGGACTATGGTGCAGAGACTGACGCGTAG